Proteins encoded in a region of the Polyodon spathula isolate WHYD16114869_AA chromosome 9, ASM1765450v1, whole genome shotgun sequence genome:
- the LOC121320542 gene encoding BTB/POZ domain-containing protein KCTD4-like — protein sequence MELKLDRMESELNINPDLLQPSKNCKVLPLMVTLNVGGYLYITQKQTLSKYPGSFLEEVASRKRQGVPIDSKGNPFIDRDGPLFRHILNFLRTGELILPEGFQECGLLVREAEFYGLERLAEAIKEHERTRGSSAETTFLEVIDSHERSQGLKVFCSDPDFIERIKGRIVQVSKSRLDGFPEEFAISSNAVQFRHFIKSETGTRLVLKEDNTFVCTLETLKFETVMMAFRRGFRLITSLDSSKGSIVHCEGLHFIK from the coding sequence ATGGAATTGAAGCTCGACAGAATGGAGAGTGAATTAAACATCAATCCAGATTTGCTTCAACCAAGCAAGAACTGCAAGGTGCTCCCTTTGATGGTTACCCTCAACGTTGGGGGTTATCTGTACATCACACAGAAGCAGACTTTATCCAAGTACCCAGGATCTTTTTTGGAAGAAGTGGCCAGCAGGAAAAGACAGGGTGTGCCCATTGACTCCAAAGGGAACCCCTTTATCGACAGAGATGGTCCCCTCTTCCGACACATCTTGAACTTTTTGAGAACTGGGGAGTTAATTCTGCCGGAAGGATTCCAGGAGTGTGGCTTGCTGGTGAGAGAGGCTGAGTTTTACGGTTTGGAGAGGTTGGCAGAGGCGATTAAGGAGCACGAGCGGACAAGGGGGTCTTCTGCAGAGACCACCTTCCTGGAGGTGATCGACAGTCACGAGCGCTCTCAAGGGCTCAAGGTGTTCTGCAGCGACCCAGATTTCATCGAGAGGATCAAAGGGCGCATTGTGCAGGTGTCCAAAAGCCGACTGGACGGCTTCCCGGAGGAGTTTGCCATCTCCTCCAATGCCGTGCAGTTCCGGCACTTCATCAAGTCAGAGACAGGCACGCGACTGGTACTCAAGGAGGACAACACCTTTGTGTGTACCCTGGAGACACTAAAGTTTGAGACTGTAATGATGGCTTTCAGGAGAGGCTTCCGTCTGATCACCAGCCTGGACAGCAGCAAAGGGTCAATCGTCCACTGCGAAGGACTTCATTTTATTAAGTAA